In Megalobrama amblycephala isolate DHTTF-2021 linkage group LG10, ASM1881202v1, whole genome shotgun sequence, one DNA window encodes the following:
- the tspan14 gene encoding tetraspanin-14 codes for MHYYRYENAEVSCCYKYLMFSYNIIFWLAGTAFIAIGFWAWSEKGVLSDLTQVTRLHGFDPVWGVLVVGTVTFVLGFAGCVGALRENICLLKFFSGVIGFIFFLELTAAVLAFVFQGQVREWINDFFLANVKAYREDIDLQNLIDSLQKLNHCCGAKDPNDWNLNVYFNCSQSNLSREKCGVPFSCCISDPADTVVNTQCGYDVRSAGTASQWSNTIYVKGCIIALEEWLPRNLYIVAGVFIVISLLQMVGIFLARTLIGDIEKVKFNYY; via the exons ATGCACTATTACAGATATGAAAATGCAGAGGTCAGCTGTTGCTACAAATACCTCATGTTCAGCTACAACATTATCTTTTGG TTAGCTGGAACAGCATTCATTGCAATTGGCTTCTGGGCCTGGAGTGAAAAA GGTGTTTTATCAGATCTGACACAAGTCACGCGTCTACATGGTTTTGACCCAGTTTGGGGAGTGCTTGTTGTAGGCACAGTCACTTTCGTTTTGGGATTTGCTGGGTGTGTCGGAGCACTCCGGGAAAACATCTGCCTCCTTAAATTT TTCTCTGGAGTCATCGGCTTCATCTTCTTCCTGGAGCTTACGGCTGCGGTATTGGCATTTGTGTTCCAGGGCCAAGTTAGGGAGTGGATCAATGATTTCTTCTTGGCCAATGTGAAGGCTTACAGGGAAGACATTGACCTGCAGAATCTGATAGACTCTCTCCAAAAGCTG AATCATTGCTGTGGGGCTAAAGACCCCAACGACTGGAATCTGAATGTGTATTTTAACTGCTCACAGAGTAACCTCAGCAGAGAGAAATGTGGAGTGCCCTTTTCCTGCTGCATCAGCGACCCTGCT GATACAGTGGTGAACACACAGTGTGGATATGATGTTAGATCAGCTGGCACAGCG TCTCAATGGAGCAACACAATTTATGTCAAAGGATGCATAATAGCTTTAGAGGAGTGGCTTCCACGCAATCTGTATATTGTGGCTGGAGTCTTCATAGTCATATCATTACTACAG ATGGTGGGAATCTTCTTGGCAAGGACGCTGATTGGAGACATTGAAAAAGTCAAGTTTAATTATTACTGA